The nucleotide window AGGCGTGACGGGGACCTCATCGGCGCGCGGCTCCACGGATCTGAACCCCGAGGGGCCGCGACCGTAGCCCCGGATCCGCGAAGCCGGACCGGCGTCCTACAGCTGCCTCCGACACTTGCCGATCGCGGAGGGGGTCCTTCCGCGAGGTCGTCGGTGGCGATCGACGTGTCCAGCCGCAACGTGCTGCTGCTCCACGATGGGGAGCTCGCGGAGGTGCGCGCGCTGGTGGAGGCGGTCGGGGCGCGGGCGATCGAGGCGCGCGAGCCGCCGGGTGACGAGGTCGAGATCGCGGTCGTGCTCGCCACCGCGCGGCACCTGCGCGACGTGCACCGGGCCGGAAGCGGAGCGCGCGTGGTGCGCATCGCGGTCCTCGACCACGACGCGCGCACGCTGCGCGCGCTGTGCCGCCGGGCTGGCGTCGACCTCGTGCTCCGGCGCCCGGTGCACCCGGTCGCCGTGCGCCTGCTCCTGCTCCACGCGCTCTACCGCGGGCCCGACCGCCGCGCGCGGCGCGTCCCGGTCGGCGTGCCGGTGCGCTTCCGCGTGACCCTTCGCTCCCACCCTGCGCTGCTCGCCGATCTCTCGACACGCGGCTGCCAGCTCGTCGGTTGCCAGCCGCTGGCTCCCGGCCGTCGTGTCACGGTGTACCTCCCCGATCCGGTGACGCCGAGCCGGAGCTTCACGGTCGCCGGCCGGGTGGTACGCGCGGTGCGGGACGGGGACCCGGGCTTCGCGGTCGAGTTCCAGGGCGTCTCCGAGCGCGTGCGCGAGCGGCTGCGCGAGTCGGTCGGCGCCTACAGCGATGGGCCTGCGGCCTGCGACAGCCGCGAGGTCGCGGCGGCCTGGCGGCGCTTTGCGCCGCCCCCGACCCCGGTCGATCCGCCCGAGGACGAGCCGGGCATCTCCTCCGTCGCACCCGCCGGCTGGCCCGTACCGGACGCCGCGCTGGCCGGCTCCGCGGGCGCCGGCAGCGCGCCCGCCGCGCCCGCTCCTGCCGGCGCCGACGAGCGCCGCCGCGAGCCGCGTCGCACCTACGAGGGCCGCCGGGTGGTCGCGCTCGACGACGAGGCCGCCCGCGTGCTGGTGGGCCACGACCTCTCGCCGGGTGGCATGCGCGTCGCCCCGAACCCGGCGCTCTTCGTCGGCCAGCGGCTGCGCGTTGCCCTCTACGGAAGCCCGGGCGAGACGCCGTTGGTGCTCGACGTGGAGGTGGCGCGCGACGACGGCGAGCGCGGACTCGTGCTGGGCTTCGGGGCGGTCGCGGACGCGACCCACCGCCATCTCGCAAAGCTGCTCGACGCGCTGCCGATCCTCGACACCGGCAGGCCGTCGGCACCCGGCCTCGTAGTCTCCGAGATCCTCGACGCGGAGCCGTGCTAGCCGGCGCCGGCAGCGCGCGCGCAGCCAGGCCGCGCTCAACCCGGTCCCCCCGTCGCGCCGATGAGCAGGGGCGAGGTCCGGATCGCGATGCCCCTCGAACGAAGCGTCCTCGTGATGGACGGCGGCGGTGCGCCGCGGGCGGCGCTCGCCCATCGGCTGCGCCGGCTGGGCTACCGCACGCTGCGCGCGAAGAGCCCGGAGGACGCCTTCCGGCTCGTCGAGGAGCACCGTCACCTGATCGGCGTTGCGCTGATCCCCCCCGACCTGGCGGTGATCGACCTGCCGGCTGCGCTCGCCGCGCTCGCCACCGGCGCGCCGGGCGGGCAGCTCGCCTACATCGTGACCGGACCGACACCGTCCGGAGACATCCTCGGGGAGCTGCGCGCCTCCGGGGTCCGGCTCGCGCTCTGGGAGCCCTTCGACGACGCGCGCCTGCGCTTCCAGGTGAACCGCGCGCTCGCCGAGGACGGCGGCGGGCTCGTGCGGCGCGAGACGCGCGCCCCCGTCGACCTTCCCGCGCAGGTCTTCCAGTCGGGGCGCCAGAAATCCGCGCGGGTCTACACGCTCGCGGCGGGCGGCACCTACCTCGAGACCCCGCGGCCCGCGATGCGTGGCGCGCGGGTCGAGATCGAGATGCCGGTCGGCGCCGGCCCCGTGCGCGCCCCGGGCGTCGTGGTCTACACGAACGTCCCGGGCAACCTGCACCGCGACAACCTCCCGGTCGGCATGGGCGTGCGCTTTGCGGATCTTCCCGATCCCGCCGGCGCCGCGATCCGGCGCCTGGTCGCGGAGGCGGCGCTCGCACTCACGCTCTAGCTAGCCACTCGGCTCGGGCGCCGGCTCCGGGAACACCTGCCGGGTCGCCAGCACCTCCCAGCTCCCGAAGACACCCTCGACCACGTAGGGATCGCTGGCTGCGAAGCGGCGCGCGCTCGCGAGGTCGGGGGCGTCGAAGACGACCACGCTGCCGCACGGTGCGCCCGTGTCGTCGAGCAGGGGGCCGGCGTGGACGACGCGGCCCGCCTCGGCCAGCGGGCGCAGGTTGCGCAGGTGCGCCTCGCGATGGCGCGGGCGCAGCTCGGGGCCGCGCGCACCGTCACGGCCGATCAGGACGAAGCGGGCCACGGGGCGACTCCTTCGAGGAAGCGGAGGATCTCGGCGTCGAAGGCCGCCGGGATCTCCCAGTACGGCGAGTGTCCGGCGCCGGGGAAGATCGTGATCCGCGCGCCCGGAATCGCGGCGGCGACCTCCGCGAGGGCCGGCGGCGAGAAGAAGGCGTCCTGCTCGCCCGCGACCAGCAGCGTCGGCACCGCGAAGCCGGCGAGCCGGGCCGGCGGGATCACCACCTCGGCGAGCCCAGCGCCGTAGGCGGCGATCACGTCGGGCGGGTTGCGCGCGCCGATCTGCTCGTAGAGGAAGGTGAGCGCGGGCTCGCGCGCGGGGTAGTCCTCGGCGAGCGCCATGCCGGCGAGGCCCGGTCGCCGCGCCATGCGCTCGGGGAGGCCCGCGAGATCCCGCGCGATGGCGGGCGTCACGAGCCCGCCCGGGGACCCGGAAAGCACGAGGGCTGCCGTGCGCTCGGGGTGGGCGAGCGCGAAGGGGAGCCCGGTCCAGCCGCCGAGCGACTGGCAGACGAGCGCGGCGCGCGCGACCCCGGCCGCGTCGAGCACCGCCGCCAGGTCGCCCGCGAGCCGCCGGGGATGGCGCGCCGCCGGATCGCCCGCCGAGCGGCCGAAGCCGAAGACGTCGTAGGTGATCACCCGGTGGTGGCGGGCGTAGCGCGGGACCTGCTGCCACCAGGACAGCGCGCTCCCCCCCGAGCCGTGGACCAGCACCAGCGGCGGGCCCGCGCCGTGCGCCTCCCAGTGCAGCGTTCCGCCCGCGACGTCGAGCCCCGGCACGGGGCGCAGGATAGGGCAGGCCGGCTCAGGTCGTGAGCAGCACCTTGCCGGTGGTGGTCCGGCCCTCGAGCGCGCGATGCGCGTCGGCGGCGCGCGCGAGCGGGAAGCGCGCGCCGATCCGGACGGCGAGCCCACCGGCGGCGATCGCGCCGAGCACCTCGCCGGCGCGCAGCTCGAGCTCGGCGCGCGTCGCCGTGAAGTGGGCGAGGGAGGGGCGCGTCACCACGAGCGAGCCGCCCGCGTTGAGGCGCTGGAGGTCGAAGGGCGGGACCGGTCCGCTCGCCTGCCCGAAGAGCGCGAGGAGCCCGCGCGGCCGCAGCGCGGCGAGGCTCCCGTCGAAGGTGGCGCGGCCCACGCCGTCGTAGACGACGTCGACGCCGCGGCCGCCGCTCGCTTCGCGCGCGGCGGCGACGAAGTCCTCCTGCGTGTAGAGGACCACGCGGTCGGCGCCGGCCTCGCTCGCGAGCGCGGCCTTCTGTGCGGTCGAGCAGGTGGCGACGACGTGCAGGCCGGCGCGCTTCAGCATCTGCACGAGGAGCCGCCCGGTGCCCCCTGCGGCCGCGTGCACGAGCGCCCACGCGCCGGGTCGCGGCTCGCGCAGGGCGTGGACCAGGTAGTGCGCGGTCATGCCCTGGAGCAGCGCGGCGGCGGCGACGTCGTCGGCGACGCCGTCCGGGATCCGCACCAGCGAAGCGACCGGCGCCACCAGGACCTCTGCGTAGGAGCCCGGGACGGAGGCCCACGCGACGCGGTCGCCGGGCGCGAGCGCGTGGACGCCGGGCCCGACGGCCTCGATGCGGCCGGCGCCTTCGAGCCCCGCGACGAAGGGCAGCGGGCGCGGGTAGACGCCGGTGCGGAGGTAGACGTCGACGAAGTTCACGCCCGCGGCGGCAACCCGGATCCGCGCCTGCCCGGGCCCGGGCGGGCCCGGGTCGCGGTCGACCCGCACGAGGACCTCCGGCCCGCCCGTCTTCTCGATCTCGATGGCCTTCGGCATCGCGGCAGTATCACCCGGAGCCGTCCGGGATGCGCTCGGGCCCCTCGGGGTCGAGTCGTATCCCCCCGGTTCTCAACGCCGCCCCCGGATCGGCCGATCCGCTCGGGACGATGGACCGGGACCAGGGATGAGCGACGCGGGTCCGCAGCGGCGCGGGCCGTGGCCCGTCGCGCCGGCGCTGGCGCCGATCGCGGCGGCGGCGGACGAGGTGGCCGGCGCGTTCTCGCGGGCGGGCGCGCTGGGGGTCGTGCTCGTCGACGCCGCCCGCCTCGACGTGCTCGAGCGCCGCCACGGCCACGAAGCGCACGGCCGCGCGCTCGTCGCGATCGGCGAGGAGATCGGTGCCGCCTGCCGCGAGCTCTGGGGCCTCTCCGTGACGCTCGCGCGCGGTGAGCTCGGGCGCGGCGAGGTGATCGCGCTGATGCCGGCCGAAGGCGCGCGCGGCGAGCTCTTCGGGCAGGCGCTGCCGGCGCTCGAACGAGCCATCGCCGAGCGGCTCGCGCGACTCGGAGCCCGGATCGGGTATCCCTACCTGCGCCGGCTCCCGCCGCTCGCGGTGGGACAGGCCTATACGCTGCGCAATCCGCTGCTGGCCGAACGCACCCAGCTCCGCGACGCTGTCGAGGCCGCGCGCGCCGACGCCGAGCTGAACCAGCGCCTGCTCGCCCGCAGCCGGCGCCGCGAGCTGATGGAGATCCTCGTGCACGGGACGGTGCACTCGGTCTACGAGCCGATCGTCGACGCCCACGCGCTCACCGTGTTCGGCTACGAGGCGCTCGTGCGGGGCCCGGCCGGCTCGCACCTCGCGGCGCCGCTCGAGCTCTTCGAGGTCGCCGCCGACGAGGACCTGCTCTTCGCGCTCGACTGCCTGTGCCGCACGGCGGCGCTGGCCGGCGCGGTGGGCTTTCCGCAGGGTGCGAAGCTGTTCCTGAACATCCGCCCCTCGTCGTTCCACGACCCGAGCTTCCAGCCCGACGCGCTGATCCGCACGCTCGAGCGCTGCGCGCTCGGGCCCCGCGACGTGGTCTTCGAGATCTCCGAGCAGGAGTCGATCGACAACTACGAGATCTTCCGCGAGGTGCGCGACGGCTACGGCAAGCTCGGCTTCCAGTTCGCGCTCGACGACACCGGGGCCGGCTACGCGAGCCTGGAGGCGGTGGCGGAGCTGGCGCCCGAGTTCATCAAGGTGGATCGCGGGTTCGTGCGCGGGATCGACGAGGACCCCGTGCGCCAGACGATCCTGCGCGCCCTCCAGACGCTCGCGAGCGACCTCGGTGCGCGGATCGTCGGCGAGGGCCTCGACACGCTCGAGGAGCTGCGCACGCTCGGCAGCCTCGGCATCCCGTTCGGGCAGGGCTGGCTCTTCGGCAAGCCCTCGCCCCTCTGCGGCGACCCGTAGCGCCGCGGCCGCGCCGAACGGAGCCGACCGGCCCGGAGGCCGCTGCCCCTGGATCCGGCCGGTCGGCCTTACATGCAGTCTTGACTGTTTGTTCGATCCCGCTAGCGTCCGGGCCTTGGCGCGCGCCGTTCCCCCCGCCCCGGTCTCCGACCCCCGCCCGCGCCGCTCCCAGGAGGAGCGGAGCGCGGGGACGCGCACCCGCCTGCTCGACGCGACGCTCGAGTCGCTCCAGGCGCTCGGCTACGCGCAGACCACGACCACCGCCGTCTGCGAGCGAGCCGGCCTCTCGCGCGGCGCCCAGGTCCACCACTTCCCGAAGAAGCAGGACCTCGTGGTCTCGGCCGTCGCGCACCTGGCCGCGCGCCGCGCCGCCGAGCTGCGCCGGCGGGCGGCCTCGCTCCCGCCGGCCGCCGATCCCGACGAGCGCCTGCGGGCGCTCCTGGTCCTCGTCGAGGAGGCCTTCTCGGGCCCGCTCTTCCTGGCCGCGCTCGAGCTCTGGGTGGCGGCGCGCACCGACCCGGAGCTGCACCGCTCGCTGGTCGGCTTCGAGCGCGCCGCGGGCCGCGCGCTCGCCGGCCTGTGGCGCGAGATCGCGGGCCCGCTCGCCCGCGCCGAGCGCTTCGACGCGGTCCTCGAGCTCACCATGCATCTGGCGCGCGGCATGGCGCTCCAGAAGCTCCTTCGCAGCGACGACAGCGAGCGCCGCCGGCTGTTCGCGCTCTGGCGCGAGCTGGCGGCCGCGGCGCTGCGAAGCGATTCGTGAACCGGTTCGAGAAACCCCCAGGAGGATCCGAAGCGATGTCTCGCAAGGTGTACGTGATCGG belongs to Deltaproteobacteria bacterium and includes:
- a CDS encoding PilZ domain-containing protein; translation: MAIDVSSRNVLLLHDGELAEVRALVEAVGARAIEAREPPGDEVEIAVVLATARHLRDVHRAGSGARVVRIAVLDHDARTLRALCRRAGVDLVLRRPVHPVAVRLLLLHALYRGPDRRARRVPVGVPVRFRVTLRSHPALLADLSTRGCQLVGCQPLAPGRRVTVYLPDPVTPSRSFTVAGRVVRAVRDGDPGFAVEFQGVSERVRERLRESVGAYSDGPAACDSREVAAAWRRFAPPPTPVDPPEDEPGISSVAPAGWPVPDAALAGSAGAGSAPAAPAPAGADERRREPRRTYEGRRVVALDDEAARVLVGHDLSPGGMRVAPNPALFVGQRLRVALYGSPGETPLVLDVEVARDDGERGLVLGFGAVADATHRHLAKLLDALPILDTGRPSAPGLVVSEILDAEPC
- a CDS encoding PilZ domain-containing protein encodes the protein MPLERSVLVMDGGGAPRAALAHRLRRLGYRTLRAKSPEDAFRLVEEHRHLIGVALIPPDLAVIDLPAALAALATGAPGGQLAYIVTGPTPSGDILGELRASGVRLALWEPFDDARLRFQVNRALAEDGGGLVRRETRAPVDLPAQVFQSGRQKSARVYTLAAGGTYLETPRPAMRGARVEIEMPVGAGPVRAPGVVVYTNVPGNLHRDNLPVGMGVRFADLPDPAGAAIRRLVAEAALALTL
- a CDS encoding YciI family protein, producing MARFVLIGRDGARGPELRPRHREAHLRNLRPLAEAGRVVHAGPLLDDTGAPCGSVVVFDAPDLASARRFAASDPYVVEGVFGSWEVLATRQVFPEPAPEPSG
- a CDS encoding alpha/beta fold hydrolase is translated as MPGLDVAGGTLHWEAHGAGPPLVLVHGSGGSALSWWQQVPRYARHHRVITYDVFGFGRSAGDPAARHPRRLAGDLAAVLDAAGVARAALVCQSLGGWTGLPFALAHPERTAALVLSGSPGGLVTPAIARDLAGLPERMARRPGLAGMALAEDYPAREPALTFLYEQIGARNPPDVIAAYGAGLAEVVIPPARLAGFAVPTLLVAGEQDAFFSPPALAEVAAAIPGARITIFPGAGHSPYWEIPAAFDAEILRFLEGVAPWPASS
- a CDS encoding quinone oxidoreductase; translation: MPKAIEIEKTGGPEVLVRVDRDPGPPGPGQARIRVAAAGVNFVDVYLRTGVYPRPLPFVAGLEGAGRIEAVGPGVHALAPGDRVAWASVPGSYAEVLVAPVASLVRIPDGVADDVAAAALLQGMTAHYLVHALREPRPGAWALVHAAAGGTGRLLVQMLKRAGLHVVATCSTAQKAALASEAGADRVVLYTQEDFVAAAREASGGRGVDVVYDGVGRATFDGSLAALRPRGLLALFGQASGPVPPFDLQRLNAGGSLVVTRPSLAHFTATRAELELRAGEVLGAIAAGGLAVRIGARFPLARAADAHRALEGRTTTGKVLLTT
- a CDS encoding EAL domain-containing protein — protein: MSDAGPQRRGPWPVAPALAPIAAAADEVAGAFSRAGALGVVLVDAARLDVLERRHGHEAHGRALVAIGEEIGAACRELWGLSVTLARGELGRGEVIALMPAEGARGELFGQALPALERAIAERLARLGARIGYPYLRRLPPLAVGQAYTLRNPLLAERTQLRDAVEAARADAELNQRLLARSRRRELMEILVHGTVHSVYEPIVDAHALTVFGYEALVRGPAGSHLAAPLELFEVAADEDLLFALDCLCRTAALAGAVGFPQGAKLFLNIRPSSFHDPSFQPDALIRTLERCALGPRDVVFEISEQESIDNYEIFREVRDGYGKLGFQFALDDTGAGYASLEAVAELAPEFIKVDRGFVRGIDEDPVRQTILRALQTLASDLGARIVGEGLDTLEELRTLGSLGIPFGQGWLFGKPSPLCGDP
- a CDS encoding TetR/AcrR family transcriptional regulator, which encodes MARAVPPAPVSDPRPRRSQEERSAGTRTRLLDATLESLQALGYAQTTTTAVCERAGLSRGAQVHHFPKKQDLVVSAVAHLAARRAAELRRRAASLPPAADPDERLRALLVLVEEAFSGPLFLAALELWVAARTDPELHRSLVGFERAAGRALAGLWREIAGPLARAERFDAVLELTMHLARGMALQKLLRSDDSERRRLFALWRELAAAALRSDS